One window of Branchiostoma lanceolatum isolate klBraLanc5 chromosome 8, klBraLanc5.hap2, whole genome shotgun sequence genomic DNA carries:
- the LOC136440730 gene encoding uncharacterized protein: protein MGAVSGCLSAGSSNQIIPKKKNDDKGIYDTRRLLSELITVQTAIVFTDAGSHDEGEAKDSLAYTLRSIAEISGRIGRNNVGGRKNVKDQGALPGITEAPSTLSHSSGQSRFEVRQEHNINPTGTVSVVSIQSR, encoded by the coding sequence ATGGGTGCCGTTTCTGGCTGCTTGTCTGCTGGATCTTCGAACCAGATCATCCCAAAGAAGAAGAACGATGATAAAGGAATCTATGACACGAGGAGACTTCTTTCCGAACTGATCACCGTTCAGACCGCCATCGTCTTTACGGACGCGGGGTCCCACGACGAGGGGGAAGCCAAGGACTCGCTAGCCTACACCTTGCGGAGTATCGCCGAGATCAGCGGGCGGATCGGACGCAACAACGTCGGCGGGAGGAAGAACGTGAAGGACCAAGGAGCTCTGCCGGGCATCACGGAAGCGCCGAGCACGCTGAGTCACAGCTCGGGACAGTCGCGGTTCGAAGTGCGCCAGGAACACAACATCAACCCGACCGGGACTGTGTCCGTGGTGTCCATACAGAGTAGGTAG
- the LOC136440543 gene encoding prokineticin Bm8-e-like produces the protein MVRMSVQCAVGLVVLMTVGLSSAVVVVTGVCKSDSECMAAKGDGACCAAMSPDPLFRGVPVCKMTGQEKEPCHVASNVLPYPLPSPRIFWRCPCGPGLRCVAPRGGKIGRCKRHSQAFSAGLDGEDLVV, from the exons ATGGTGAGGATGTCGGTTCAGTGCGCAGTTGGTCTGGTCGTCCTGATGACAGTTGGATTGTCCTCTGCCGTTGTCGTTGTGACAGGG GTCTGTAAGAGCGACTCGGAGTGCATGGCTGCTAAAGGAGATGGTGCGTGCTGTGCGGCCATGAGCCCGGACCCCCTGTTCCGAGGCGTTCCCGTCTGCAAGATGACCGGACAGGAGAAGGAACCGTGTCACGTAGCCTCCAACGTGCTGCCCTACCCGCTGCCCAGTCCCCGGATCTTCTGGCGCTGTCCCTGCGGCCCCGGGCTGCGCTGCGTGGCGCCGAGAGGTGGCAAGATCGGCCGATGCAAGAGACATAGCCAGGCTTTCAGCGCAGGGTTGGACGGAGAAGACCTAGTGGTTTAA